The genomic segment gatagatagatagatagatagatagatagatagatagatagatagatagatagatagatagatagatagatagatagatagatagatagatagatagatagatagatagatagatagatagatagatagatagatagatagatagatagatagatagataatgcaATGGTTGTAATTCTTTAGAGCTCTCACTCTAAGGTTTAAATTAGGGTTGAGGTTAGGTTTTggtttagggcaggggtggccaagttcggtcctcgagagccactagTCTTTCATTgggttcaggtgtgttggagcagggagacaactaagagtgtcaggaaggtggctctcgaggaccgaacttggccacctctgGTTTAGGGTTTGTGGCCGAGATCTGGGGTTGGTTTCAAGGTTTGGGTTTGGATATGGATGGATTTAGGGTTTGGGTTGatcttcatttcatttcatttatatactgccaaatcacagcaaagctgcctcaaggcgcttcacacaagtaaggtctaaccttactaatccctagagcaaacacacaggcgactggtaaggaaaaactccctctgatgatattgaggaagaaacctcaagtagtccagactcaaaggggtgacccactgctaataaaaaaactttttaacAACAGCACCAGTTGGTTGGGGGGGTTGGTTCGTCAGATCCAGTCTTCAAGCATCTTGAGGATAGGTATATGTTATAAGTTGATGtttaggttagggttggggttaggTTTAGTGCAGGGATTGGTTTATGGTTTAGGATTATGCTTTGATTTGGGATGCAATTGGGTTTAAGGTTAGGGTAGGGTtacttgacttaaaaaaaaacagctggcacAGTAACAGAGCGCACTTTAGGTTAATATGACTCTGTCTATCCATCTACCCATCTAGTATCTATCATCAACATTGTTCATTGTGTCCCAGACACATTGACTTTATTGTGGCAACAAACATAGACATGCTTTTAAATGCCTTATCTACATACCATTGGAGTGGGTAATAATTGCATTAGTTTTAAAGATGGCAAAAACACAACTTTAGAAGTGTTTGCTTATAGaacctgatttatttatttatttattgattgatttgtctGTCACCCCAGTGGCTCCCATTTTAACCCCACATTCACGCTGGCTATCTACATCTGTGGAGCTATGGAGACGAACATGGTGGTCCCCTACCTTGCTTGTCAGTTGCTTGGCAGTGTGATTGGAGCTGCTATGGCAAAGGTGAACCTAAGTGAAGCCTAATCATTCAGTTTGTGGTAGTAGTGGTCTAAAACACATCTCAGTTAAATGATGAATGTCTACAGGCAATGACAACAAGCGAGCACTTCACCAAGGCCCACGGGGCTGCATTTGCAGTGCTGCAGGCGGATAATCAAATAGGACGAGCCCTGTTTGGAGAGATCACCATGACCTGCCTGATTACTCTGGTGCTCCTGTTGGGAGCTATCAACTCCAAAACCAAGAGCCCAGTAGTGCCATTTTTGGTGGGTTTAACAGTCATCATCAACATTTTAGCTGGGTGAGTAAGCTTAGGAAGACAGTGTCTGCATTATATATATCATGGTGCATCAATTCAGACTAGATCTGTACAATGAGATGAATTTGCACTTTGAAAGCACATTTATGCAAAATGTAAGTATTGCTTTCAATTAATTTACTAGTGGGGATGTATCTGGAACCTGTCTAAACCCAGCCAGAGCCTTTGGTCCAGCAGTAGTTAGTAACTATTGGCTGTATCACTGGGTTTATTGGGTAGGACCCATTCTTGGAGGTGTATTAGCAGCAGCACTGATCCGGTAGGTGCAGAACTTCAGAAATATATGAGTGGTACTATGCTGTAACTGTTTAATCTGTGAATATTAGATTATCACTGAATTACCAAATTAAACCTGATTCATGACCTTTTGTTTTCAGGCTTCTCCTTGGAGACCGTGAGATTCGACTAATTCTGAAATGAGGTCTACCCCTCAACCTGCATTTACGATATTACCGCCTCTTTTGCTTCATTTGCATACAGATGTATTTTCTTTGCTATACAATGAAtaaaaacataatgaaaatgttaTTTAGTCTTTAACTGAATTTTTCATATTATAATAGATGAAGTCACaaaaactgttgggaaggtgtcgtagcacggacccacaacagggggcgcaaatgaatggacaatgagtaagccaaaaagtaacaatttaatgttgtgataatacacaactaaatctacagaaatttgcacagtcaattaacaccaggtgacgtgtgggcaggctcgaagatagaagacccccgacgagagagaagccgcgtcccacacaggttccaccaccaacggtctgaagaacaccggagccgccaagtcccgagtccccaggtggcctctttcttcggctgtcgaccctggtactgctggcagaaagcagagataagatgtatgagtgtgagtccgcacactcagtaatccacagtccatacacagttaggagggagctcctccacctccaatcacacactcgtgcagctcctggtttaaccacttatctgggttggggtgtgaggcgaagctgtcgctgtcacaccaaacgccaatccctcagacaaggcaacactccaggaaaacggctgcaacagaagttcaggttatacacacaaagtgtctgtcagcagagaaattaccttttcaatggtagtcgatttctcggcgaggaggtggagttgcagtccggcctttatggtgatgatgatgagtgacagctggtgcgatgagtgacagctgtcacttcttctgggtctggcaccctctcgtgcttggagcccacactccaagc from the Thalassophryne amazonica chromosome 16, fThaAma1.1, whole genome shotgun sequence genome contains:
- the aqp8b gene encoding aquaporin-8b, with translation MADGTMEVVESGMSLMTSHIKLSPVRPPNKFERMMQPCLGELVGTMFFVFIGCVSVIENLEAAGRLQPALVHGLTIVVMVACMAEISGSHFNPTFTLAIYICGAMETNMVVPYLACQLLGSVIGAAMAKAMTTSEHFTKAHGAAFAVLQADNQIGRALFGEITMTCLITLVLLLGAINSKTKSPVVPFLVGLTVIINILAGGDVSGTCLNPARAFGPAVVSNYWLYHWVYWVGPILGGVLAAALIRLLLGDREIRLILK